CTGCAATTATCATACACTCTTCAGGTTTTACGTCTAATTCGTTTGCTGCCCAATTATATGTATCTGTAAAAGGTTTAAACTTGGCAACAGTTTCAATGCTAAGTCTTTCATCAAAATAACTATTTAAACCAGCGCTTTCAAATTGTTTTGTAACACCTTCTTTTGATGAATTTGTTAATGCTACCAATTTATAACCAGCCTGCTTTAATTGTGTTAAGGCATCTTTTACTTCTGGATGAGCTGGTAAACCACGTAAACCTGATAGAATAATTTTACGAGCTTCTTCCTCAGAGATTATAATGTTATTATTTGCTGCGACCATTTGTAAAGCTGCTGCACCAATATGTCCA
The window above is part of the Polaribacter sp. SA4-12 genome. Proteins encoded here:
- a CDS encoding haloacid dehalogenase type II; amino-acid sequence: METKIRPKVLFFDVNETLLDLAKMKKKVGDALGGNEDLLPLWFTTMLQYSLVVSASGRYEPFGHIGAAALQMVAANNNIIISEEEARKIILSGLRGLPAHPEVKDALTQLKQAGYKLVALTNSSKEGVTKQFESAGLNSYFDERLSIETVAKFKPFTDTYNWAANELDVKPEECMIIAAHGWDVAGALWAGWRAAFISRPGQQTFPLAPKTEIEVSNLKKAADILVSYK